A stretch of the Lolium perenne isolate Kyuss_39 chromosome 3, Kyuss_2.0, whole genome shotgun sequence genome encodes the following:
- the LOC127342345 gene encoding uncharacterized protein isoform X2: MGKKAIRCAVVDAFAAEPFKGNPAAVCLLEDEDVAADERWMQSVAAEFNLSDTAFLVRDSTRPAGTAARFHLRWFTPVTEVNLCGHATLASAHFLFKNVLAEHGMVEFMTRSGILTAKKVTTPGSVSEEEQGKLFIELDFPMDSFVGCNTADDMPLIPETLNGASVVSIHKSKADGDLIVELSSAKEVADIVPSIDEIKRLDNRGLIVTGPAPAGSGYDFFTRFFCPKFGIDEDPVTGSIHCVLAPYWGRKLEKQKLAAYQASPRGGTLYLELDNANGRVQIKGEAVTVMDGTLLA; this comes from the exons ATGGGCAAGAAAGCTATCCGATGCGCCGTG GTGGATGCCTTCGCGGCCGAGCCATTCAAGGGCAACCCCGCAGCGGTATGCCTCCTCGAAGACGAGGACGTCGCAGCGGACGAGCGGTGGATGCAGTCCGTCGCCGCCGAGTTCAACCTTTCAGATACAGCGTTCCTCGTCCGCGACTCCACCCGGCCAGCCGGCACCGCCGCGCGGTTCCACCTCCGATGGTTCACTCCCGTCACTGAG GTCAACCTCTGCGGGCACGCGACGCTGGCCTCGGCGCACTTCCTCTTCAAGAATGTTCTTGCCGAGCATGGCATGGTGGAGTTCATGACCAGGTCCGGGATTCTAACTGCCAAGAAAGTTACTACGCCAGGGAGTGTCTCAGAAGAGGAGCAGGGGAAGCTGTTTATTGAGCTGGATTTCCCCATGGACAGTTTTGTGGGCTGCAACACCGCCGACGATATGCCTCTGATCCCCGAGACCCTAAACGGCGCATCAGTTGTCAGTATTCACAAATCGAAGGCCGACGGTGACCTCATT GTAGAACTTTCGTCAGCAAAAGAGGTTGCCGATATCGTTCCTAGCATTGACGAAATAAAACGTTTGGACAACAGGGGTCTTATTGTTACAGGACCGGCACCTGCTGGATCTGGATATGACTTCTTCACACGTTTCTTCTGCCCAAAATTTGGGATAGATGAG GACCCTGTTACTGGCAGTATTCATTGTGTTTTGGCACCCTATTGGGGTAGAAAGCTGGAGAAGCAAAAGTTGGCGGCATATCAA GCATCTCCAAGGGGTGGAACACTATACCTGGAACTAGACAACGCAAATGGGAGAGTCCAAATCAAGGGAGAAGCTGTTACTGTGATGGATGGGACACTCCTAGCCTAG
- the LOC127342345 gene encoding uncharacterized protein isoform X3 yields MPSRPSHSRATPQRYASSKTRTSQRTSGGCSPSPPSSTFQIQRSSSATPPGQPAPPRGSTSDGSLPSLRYPSSPFVPSTNLRAAFYYQHRSQVNLCGHATLASAHFLFKNVLAEHGMVEFMTRSGILTAKKVTTPGSVSEEEQGKLFIELDFPMDSFVGCNTADDMPLIPETLNGASVVSIHKSKADGDLIVELSSAKEVADIVPSIDEIKRLDNRGLIVTGPAPAGSGYDFFTRFFCPKFGIDEDPVTGSIHCVLAPYWGRKLEKQKLAAYQVCA; encoded by the exons ATGCCTTCGCGGCCGAGCCATTCAAGGGCAACCCCGCAGCGGTATGCCTCCTCGAAGACGAGGACGTCGCAGCGGACGAGCGGTGGATGCAGTCCGTCGCCGCCGAGTTCAACCTTTCAGATACAGCGTTCCTCGTCCGCGACTCCACCCGGCCAGCCGGCACCGCCGCGCGGTTCCACCTCCGATGGTTCACTCCCGTCACTGAGGTATCCTAGCTCCCCATTCGTCCCCTCCACGAATCTCAGAGCCGCCTTTTACTACCAGCATCGGTCTCAA GTCAACCTCTGCGGGCACGCGACGCTGGCCTCGGCGCACTTCCTCTTCAAGAATGTTCTTGCCGAGCATGGCATGGTGGAGTTCATGACCAGGTCCGGGATTCTAACTGCCAAGAAAGTTACTACGCCAGGGAGTGTCTCAGAAGAGGAGCAGGGGAAGCTGTTTATTGAGCTGGATTTCCCCATGGACAGTTTTGTGGGCTGCAACACCGCCGACGATATGCCTCTGATCCCCGAGACCCTAAACGGCGCATCAGTTGTCAGTATTCACAAATCGAAGGCCGACGGTGACCTCATT GTAGAACTTTCGTCAGCAAAAGAGGTTGCCGATATCGTTCCTAGCATTGACGAAATAAAACGTTTGGACAACAGGGGTCTTATTGTTACAGGACCGGCACCTGCTGGATCTGGATATGACTTCTTCACACGTTTCTTCTGCCCAAAATTTGGGATAGATGAG GACCCTGTTACTGGCAGTATTCATTGTGTTTTGGCACCCTATTGGGGTAGAAAGCTGGAGAAGCAAAAGTTGGCGGCATATCAAGTATGTGCTTAG
- the LOC127342345 gene encoding uncharacterized protein isoform X1, with product MPSRPSHSRATPQRYASSKTRTSQRTSGGCSPSPPSSTFQIQRSSSATPPGQPAPPRGSTSDGSLPSLRYPSSPFVPSTNLRAAFYYQHRSQVNLCGHATLASAHFLFKNVLAEHGMVEFMTRSGILTAKKVTTPGSVSEEEQGKLFIELDFPMDSFVGCNTADDMPLIPETLNGASVVSIHKSKADGDLIVELSSAKEVADIVPSIDEIKRLDNRGLIVTGPAPAGSGYDFFTRFFCPKFGIDEDPVTGSIHCVLAPYWGRKLEKQKLAAYQASPRGGTLYLELDNANGRVQIKGEAVTVMDGTLLA from the exons ATGCCTTCGCGGCCGAGCCATTCAAGGGCAACCCCGCAGCGGTATGCCTCCTCGAAGACGAGGACGTCGCAGCGGACGAGCGGTGGATGCAGTCCGTCGCCGCCGAGTTCAACCTTTCAGATACAGCGTTCCTCGTCCGCGACTCCACCCGGCCAGCCGGCACCGCCGCGCGGTTCCACCTCCGATGGTTCACTCCCGTCACTGAGGTATCCTAGCTCCCCATTCGTCCCCTCCACGAATCTCAGAGCCGCCTTTTACTACCAGCATCGGTCTCAA GTCAACCTCTGCGGGCACGCGACGCTGGCCTCGGCGCACTTCCTCTTCAAGAATGTTCTTGCCGAGCATGGCATGGTGGAGTTCATGACCAGGTCCGGGATTCTAACTGCCAAGAAAGTTACTACGCCAGGGAGTGTCTCAGAAGAGGAGCAGGGGAAGCTGTTTATTGAGCTGGATTTCCCCATGGACAGTTTTGTGGGCTGCAACACCGCCGACGATATGCCTCTGATCCCCGAGACCCTAAACGGCGCATCAGTTGTCAGTATTCACAAATCGAAGGCCGACGGTGACCTCATT GTAGAACTTTCGTCAGCAAAAGAGGTTGCCGATATCGTTCCTAGCATTGACGAAATAAAACGTTTGGACAACAGGGGTCTTATTGTTACAGGACCGGCACCTGCTGGATCTGGATATGACTTCTTCACACGTTTCTTCTGCCCAAAATTTGGGATAGATGAG GACCCTGTTACTGGCAGTATTCATTGTGTTTTGGCACCCTATTGGGGTAGAAAGCTGGAGAAGCAAAAGTTGGCGGCATATCAA GCATCTCCAAGGGGTGGAACACTATACCTGGAACTAGACAACGCAAATGGGAGAGTCCAAATCAAGGGAGAAGCTGTTACTGTGATGGATGGGACACTCCTAGCCTAG